Proteins from a single region of Runella sp. SP2:
- a CDS encoding MbnP family protein has protein sequence MKKSFLFSALIALAVSFTIVSCTKEEEIGPNDKNSLSIEFDNYVGGEKLVLGSKSYKNSLGEEFTVSTLNYFVSNFSLKKADGSEVKFPNQYFLIRQADTKTLTVTLPDVPAGDYTSMSYMIGVDSLKSISDVSQRTGVLDPASYGTDNMYWSWNSGYIFFKMEGISSAATTATKLFQFHIGGFGGRTSVTANNLRTVSASFGSSVAQVRKNIAPTIHVVTDVLQTFSQGTSIAKTSVMMNPAAAKPFADGYAKMFKVEHIHNDKM, from the coding sequence ATGAAAAAGTCTTTCTTATTTTCAGCGCTTATAGCGTTGGCAGTGTCATTTACTATCGTTTCATGTACCAAAGAAGAAGAAATCGGGCCTAATGACAAAAACTCCCTCAGCATTGAGTTTGACAACTACGTAGGGGGCGAAAAATTGGTTTTAGGCAGCAAGTCTTATAAAAATTCGCTGGGCGAGGAGTTTACCGTATCAACCCTCAACTATTTTGTGAGCAACTTTTCACTCAAAAAAGCCGACGGAAGTGAAGTTAAATTCCCCAATCAATACTTTTTGATTCGCCAAGCCGATACCAAAACCTTGACAGTGACTTTGCCCGACGTTCCTGCGGGAGACTATACGTCGATGAGCTACATGATTGGGGTTGACAGCTTAAAAAGCATCTCGGACGTATCGCAACGCACGGGCGTGCTTGACCCTGCTTCGTACGGCACCGACAACATGTACTGGTCGTGGAACTCAGGCTATATTTTCTTCAAAATGGAAGGGATTTCTTCGGCAGCTACCACAGCTACAAAATTGTTTCAATTCCACATTGGAGGCTTTGGTGGCCGTACGTCAGTGACTGCTAATAACCTCCGCACCGTGTCGGCTTCATTTGGTAGCAGCGTAGCGCAGGTTCGCAAAAACATTGCCCCCACAATTCACGTGGTGACGGACGTGCTGCAAACGTTCAGCCAAGGAACAAGTATTGCCAAAACAAGCGTGATGATGAACCCTGCGGCGGCTAAACCTTTTGCCGACGGTTACGCTAAAATGTTCAAGGTAGAACACATTCACAACGACAAAATGTAA